From Leopardus geoffroyi isolate Oge1 chromosome B4, O.geoffroyi_Oge1_pat1.0, whole genome shotgun sequence, a single genomic window includes:
- the PRPF18 gene encoding pre-mRNA-splicing factor 18 isoform X3: MTLSRQEVIRRLRERGEPIRLFGETDYDAFQRLRKIEILTPEVNKGLRNDLKAALDKIDQQYLNELVGGQEPGEEDTQNDLKVHEENTTIEELEALGESLGKGDDHKDMDIITKFLKFLLGVWAKELNAREDYVKRSVQGKLNSATQKQTESYLRPLFRKLRKRNLPADIKESITDIIKFMLQREYVKANDAYLQMAIGNAPWPIGVTMVGIHARTGREKIFSKHVAHVLNDETQRKYIQGLKRLMTICQKHFPTDPSKCVEYNAL; the protein is encoded by the exons ATGACTCTTTCTAGGCAAGAG GTTATCAGAagattgagagaaagaggagaaccAATCAGACTATTTGGAGAAACTGATTATGATGCATTTCAGCGTTTAAGAAAAATAGAGATCCTCACACCAGAAGTTAACAAG GGATTGAGAAATGATCTGAAAGCAGCTTTGGATAAGATCGACCAGCAATACCTCAATGAGCTTGTTGGTGGCCAGGAACctggagaggaagacacacagaaTGACTTGAAAGTTCATGAAGAAAACACCACAATCGAGGAGTTAGAG GCATTGGGAGAGTCTTTAGGAAAAGGGGATGATCATAAAGACATGGACATCATTACCAAATTCCTTAAG TTTCTCCTTGGGGTTTGGGCTAAAGAACTGAATGCCAGAGAAGATTACGTGAAGCGCAGTGTGCAGGGTAAACTGAACAGTGCCACTCAAAAACAGACTGAGTCCTATCTCAGACCCCTTTTCAGAAAGCTTCGGAAAAGG aatcttCCTGCTGATATTAAAGAATCCATAACAGATATTATTAAGTTCATGTTGCAGAGAGAATATGTAAAG gCTAATGATGCTTATCTTCAGATGGCCATTGGAAATGCCCCTTGGCCCATAGGGGTCACTATGGTTGGTATCCATGCCAGAACTGGTAGAGAAAAGATCTTTTCTAAGCACGTTGCACATGTTTTAAACGATGAAACACAGCGGAAATATATTCAG